The genomic stretch CCAAACACATAAAAAGCATCCATAAATACTTCAATGGAAGATTCAATCATATTAGGAAATATAGAAAGcatgcacctttggaaagttGAGGGAGCATTACAGAGTCCGAATGGCATACCACGATAAGCGAACACTCCAAAAGGGCTTGTGGAGCAGCCTTCTCTTGATTTGTAAGATTCATATCAATCTGATTGCCCGAATAGTCATCCAAGAAACAATAATAAGCTTGACAAGGTAGTTTTTATAACATTTGATCAATAAGAGGTAATGGAAAATGACTTTTTCGAGTTGCTTGGTTTAACCTCCAATAATCAATACACATCTACCATCTGGTAACCGTTCGAGTTCCAACCAACTCGTACTTTTAATTTCGAACGAAGGTCATGTTTCCCTTCTTTGGGACTACATTTATTAGACTTACCTAACAACTGTCACAAATAGGATAGATCATACCTACTTCAAGTAGTTTCATGACTTCTTTTCTCACCACTTGTTTCATGGTAGGATCCAGTCTTCTATGAGGTTGAACTACTGACTTGAATTCTTCTTATAGTTGATAAAGAACCATTGATGATGGATGTTTGTAACAGTTTCTCACCCAAAAAGACATACTTCAAGTGTTTCGGAAACTCTTTCAACTCAGGATCCTTTTGAGCTTGTATTGGATTTGGTTTGTCAGTACCACCTAATTCTTCAATTTTTCTCATTGCATTATCAACACGTGTTGCCTGAAGTTGAAGAAAACACTCGGCTATCTCCATATCAGATTCATATTCAACCTTTTCAACTAAATTAATAATGACTCGATCCATCAATGGTGAATGTGTTTCTGCTACAGTTACCTCTTGAACGACTTCTTCCATGATGTCAATTCTATAACACTGAGGATTTTCTTTCTAATGATTCATTGCTTCAAACACATTGAACACAATTTTTTCTTTGTTGAATCCCAAGATTAATTTTCCCAATTCTACATCAATAAGAGCTCTATTTTTTCTAAGAATGATCTTCCGAGAAGTAATGGTGTTTCAAAATCTTCTGGCATGTCTAAAATCACAAAATCTGCCGGAAACAACAAATCATTGACTCTAACAAGTACATATTCCAGAACTCCATATGGATAGGTGATAGAACGATTAGATAATGCTAGAGTCATCTGTGACAACTTTGGTTCGCCACAGTTTAACTTTCTCATCATCGACAGCAACATAAGATTAACGTTAGCTTCTAAATCACACAAAGCATGACCAACAGTTAGTGAACCGGTAGAATATGGAATAGTAAACCTACCTGGATTAGTTAGTTTGGGTAGAAGCTTTTGTTTAAGGATTGTGTAGAACTCTTCTGCCAAAGTGATAATCCTATCATACTTCACTTTGCGCTCTTCTGATAAGGGCTCCTTCATGAATTTAGCATAAATTAGAATATGTTTAAGAGCTTCACAAAATGGAATGTTAACTTGTATTTTTGTCAgcatattgtcataccccaaaatttaccctcttTTCCTACCTTTTTCTTTGTTTCATTTGCATACATggaatcatatcatgcatcatcataaCATTAACATGACCATTGTATTTGGTCCTTGGATTCACAAGCATGGCCACATTCTTTGGTTTGATCTTAAAATTTGGGGTTTTTCACTCTGTTTTGCTTTCCAACTAAACAAAGCATCAACAAGAGATGGTACTTGTTTATTCCCTTGTTCATGTAGGTGATCATGCCTCAATTTAAGACAAACAAAAGGTCATTTTGGTCAAGAAAGATGCAAGTGTGTTTCATTGATTAAgggtggttcatgtgtttatttccatgttATATCACTCAATCTTCACGCCATCCTAAATATCATTCAAGCCTTAATTGATTTCTCTTCAAAGGATGTTTCCATCATCATTTTGTATTGAGATGCAATAGAATATCAAATTTTCACAAGTTGGCACAAGTttggttgacctaatttgcaagtgTGTATCACttttggtccaaaccccataacCTTTTCAATGTTCAACCAACTGACAAGATTATTTGAGCCATATGTTCCTAAGGAGTTCCTCTACAACTTTTCTTCAAGGCTCAAGTATCAATTCAAACCTTAAGGACCTCAATTTTGGAAGGGGCTAAGTTACAAAAATGGGccaaaaccttgtcatgaccccCACTTGGCAGCCATGCCATTTTCATCTCAAGTATCCTTTTGGTATCATTCCTTTTTCATTTTGTCGAGCTCATAAAAAAGTTAATTTGGCCCATGTTTGGCTCAAAATTCACaagggaatcaaaagttatgatGTCATGAACTTGGGGTCTCAACATGCCCAAAATGTGCCAAAACTGCTTGACCAAATGCCTGACCTAGAAAGCATGTCATGACCTCAACTTTCAACACTTGCTGTTTTCACCTTAGGCCTCCATTTGAGTTGTTTCTTTTTGCATTTAATTCATGGTAATAAAGTGAACAAAAGGCACAAAGAAAATCAGAAAACGCACGAGTGGATTCCATTTGGCCTAGCTTCAAACATGGCATGTTGAACTTTATTTTGCCTGATGCCCAAAATTTGCAATTACTGGTCATTTCTCATCTTGGGACCACTTACACATGTGAAACTTACGTGTGACACCAAAACACATGCTTTGTTCACCTGTTTTCACACGAGCACCATTGGACAATTTTTTCAACCCTAGCTCACACAATTTGAGATCCGTTTGGCATGTGTGAGCTTTCCATTTAATTTACTATAAATATATGGTTATTTTTCCTTGATTTGCGAGCTTGGATAGCCATAAAAACCCTACCTCACTTGAACCCGATATTTCTCCAAAACCAGTTTGTGGTTCCTTCGATTCAAGTTCTTTCAACCTCAATTCTTTGCACAGAAATATTAATCAGCATCCTCTAAAGCTAATTGCATTATCACTTTTCCTTGAAAACTCTTACATTGTGCTCCCCATTTCTGCCATTATTGACCTTCGAAGCTTCAACTGGAAAGGTAGCTACGAGTTAAATCtttgagcaaacaagttaccaaTATCTTCGTGTTGTTCCACTGATCAAAAGCCCTCTCCTAACATTAATTTTTCTATCGTATTAGTCATTTAGTTTTACTTTGGACACTTAGGgttcttcgtgttcttgagcAAAATTCTCCATGCTtagagccaatcaatggctctgaTGCAGTGAGACATGAACGATGATGTGTTGCGAAGCTAACTTCATGCTTGGGTGTTGCTAAAAACACGAGTTCATGATTTGCAGAAATCGAGCTAAAGGTTGAAGATTAAGAGAGGTTGCACGTGCTTTGGTGCCAATTTCAAATCTCAGCCAATCAGAACCTGACACGCGCTTTTTTTGAATTTAGTAGTCGTTGGCGccctaattctattttattttatttcgtTTCTTTCCCATTTAATTTCTCCCtcatttttaaacatttttatCCAAATTTTCTACACAGAGTCTCTAAAAATATTTTGCATCACATACATTTTTCcataattttttaaaatcatttatgcatttatcaatatttttactttattttctttttaatttatttttacaatttatttttcAATCATTTTAAAACCTTTTTTCATCCAACTTTTGAGATCTATTCATGTGTAATATTTAGGACTTTGTGTAATTTTCTTGGTCATTTATTCATTGTTTTGCTTATGGTTTGgaattttctctttaatttcacattttaaatcattttaaattgatttttaattcaaactttgactttgctTGAGCTTTTTACTTGGTTGATCAATGCTTCTACatttcaagtcatccatagatggTCTCTTAGGTTGATTCAATCATCTCTAATTCGATATGTTGATAGGTGGTCATCTGATCATATTTTTGACACTTTGAGTTAGTGTTAGATTATCCTTATGTTGTGCTATATGTTTGGGTCCTTTTACTTGCTTGATAATGGATCCTAAGTCAAACACTTGAGTTTGCTTTTATTTTGTCTTGTGTTCTTGTCTTTCTTATTTGAGTTTTAAACATTGTGCGTCATGCCTTGAGAGTTTGATTTTGTACCAATACTCTAACATGATTGTCACATAGATTGCTTGCCTTATGATCACTAACTTGTTACACCTAACCTCCTAACACTTTACATTCTTGGAAATTACATTATGtctttactttatgcaatttactcttatgtatttactttatgcaatttactcttttacatttactttatgcaatttacttttatgtctcGTTCATCATATCAATCATACATTGTTCATATTGTCTTGATCATCTTTTGTTGCTTATCTTATGTTTAGTTTGGTTGACAATCTCAATGaataaaaatatgataaaatggaTAAACTTGATCCTCAATACATATGCTTGACTTGGAGTGGTTCTTTGGACTTTTAGACTGTGGACTTAGGACTTAGACCTATGCTTGATCTGGATTGACCTTGGCCCTGAAGACTTTGTCCTACTATTGAACTATTgcatttttgatttttttcatttGCTTTATTGTCATTGCCTCTTCTTATCACATTCATCTTTTTATGTTAGCACACATTAGcacacacatggctttctcttgggctgCCTAACAATGAGACTTGGGCTTAGTACACGTTTACACCCACTTAGCTTTATCTTGGGatacctaacaatgagaccctaGGCTAGTATTTGTATGATCATGTATTGTGTGTTTTATCCATCTCCTTCCCTTTGATTTGGCTTGATCAAATTCCATTTGATCAACTAGATCCTTTAACTTTGCACACATTCCCTTTTGTCTTTGTCAAGTTATCATAAGTCCCTTAGTCACTTGATTGGACTTATCTCTGCTACTTTGGAGCTTCAACTTCTAAACAAGTACAAGACCTCAAGCACCATTCAAGGTATCAATCATCTGCCTCATCCCCACATAGCATCCCTGAGGACCTGTTTCAATAACTTATCAACCATTGACAATGATTGCATGCCATAAGCCTTGAGTAATAGAGAAAGGGTGAGAGGGAGCattcatatcctcattctgaatattttggatacgggacgaatgacccagtttctcagagtattcacctttattcataaGCTTTAGTGCAATTCAAGTCAATTCACTGCCAAGTCTGCATTTAGCCTTGTGGCTCCTCTTTCCAACTCTTTTTGGTTTGAGCACCACTGCAACTTTCTTTatgggacacacctttatggttaacccaTTTACTTTTGGGACACGCCTTTATAGTTAACACATTTCCTTTCTGTTTGGGACACACATTTATGGTTAACACCATTCCTTATGGGACACATATTTATGGTTAACCCTTTTCCTTCCTTATGGGACACAGCTTTATGGTTAACCCCTTCCTTTTCGTGACACACCTTAATGGTTAACCCATTTCCTTATGTGACACACCTTTATGATTAACCCCTTTCCTTTattttgggacacacctttatggttaacccccttccTCTTCGGGTCACGCCTTTATGGTTAACCTCATTCCCTTTCTTGGTCATCACACCATAAtttgggttgacaccttcatggttatacaCCCTTTTACCTTTCTCTTTTGGGTTAATCACCTTTATGGTTAAAAATTCCTTTCTTGGTTCTGATACTGCTTCAGTCAGTTTCTAGCCTTTTTCGGTTTAAACACTATCCCCAATCATTCTCTCTTTCAGTCTTAGTCCTctgaactatggagctctgactTCCTCATTTCACTTTAAGGGTACTTAGGCACAAGGATGTGAATCCTTAGCAAGtaatttttctttcttttcctcattttctctctctggttccacgaactacggGACTATGACTTTCTCACTGCACCATGAAAATACATAAGCATGAGAGCCccaatcctcctcgagcactctTTTTCTAACCCATTTTATATTTTGCAAGTACATGAAGATAGCAACACTCATCAAAGCAAGAGCATTCgaaacggttcccatggagtaccatggatgtgagaagtgataataccttccccttgcataaccgactttctTACCCGTTTCTCTGTTCCCCttggattttatcgatattttcccatccctcttttgggataaataaagttcggtggcgactctgttatATGTTCTATCGCGCGACGCGTTCGAGTATATTTGTTATGACTTCACATATCTATAAAAAAAAATTGACCCACTTCCATTTCCTTTTTTGTTTTCTTCTTCAAGATTGGGTAGGGTGGTTTGATGTAGTTTGGTAGCTCTAGGCTAGGTTCATTCAGGACTTGTTACTTAGACCTTCTCCATGGTGATTTTCTATCTATGAGTTTGTCAAAGGTATCACCCCTAACTTCATTTTCATTGTTTTTCTCAATTTTTTCTCCCTCTGATTTTTTTCCAACCTCTTTTTCAACTTCTACCTCTTTTTCAATATTTTCCTCACCCTCGCTTGTTTTTTTTCTCATCACTAACATTTC from Lathyrus oleraceus cultivar Zhongwan6 chromosome 7, CAAS_Psat_ZW6_1.0, whole genome shotgun sequence encodes the following:
- the LOC127102448 gene encoding uncharacterized protein LOC127102448, giving the protein MKEPLSEERKVKYDRIITLAEEFYTILKQKLLPKLTNPGRFTIPYSTGSLTVGHALCDLEANVNLMLLSMMRKLNCGEPKLSQMTLALSNRSITYPYGVLEYVLVRVNDLLFPADFVILDMPEDFETPLLLGRSFLEKIELLLM